From Geotalea uraniireducens Rf4:
CGCAGAGAGTTTGAAGAAGGATGGCATTTCTGCGCGGGTGGTCCATATCGGCACCATCAAGCCGCTTGACCAGGAAATAATCCTCAAGGCAGCCCGGGAAACCGGCGCCATTGTCACTGCAGAAGAGCACTCCGTCATCGGCGGGCTTGGCGGCGCCGTTGCCGAGCTTCTTGGCGAAAACTGTCCGACCCCCATGAAACGGATCGGCATCAACGACCGCTTCGGCACCTCCGGCAAGGCGGAAGAACTGCTCAAATATTTCGGCCTGACCCCGGACTGTCTGGTTGACGCAGCAAAGGAAATCCTTTCGAGGAAATAGATGGTATTCAACCCGCTCAGGTCTGCTGCCGGATTTACCTACATCGCCGCATTGGTGCTGGTGATAGTAATGGGCATTATGCTTGGCGTTGTCGGCCAGACCTGGACCCAGATCATGAAACGCGAAAGGGAGCAGGAGCTGATCTTTCGCGGCACCCAGATCGTCCAGGCGATCAGGCGGTGGAATAAACCCAAAACCCCCCAACAACAGGCGGTCATGCCGCTTTTCGAGTTGGAGCATCTGTTGAAGGACCCGCGGTCCTTTGCCAATCTTCGGCATCTGCGCCGGCTGTACAAGGACCCCCTGACCGACAAGGACTGGCGGGTGATCAAGGATCCCCATCGCGGCATTATCGGCGTTGCCAGTTCCAGTGAAGAAGAGCCTTTGCGGCAAAGCTTCCAGACTATGACCCCGCTAAGTGCATCTGACAAGTATCTGGAGCAGATGTTCAAATCGTTCGAGGGAAAGAAGAAATACAGCGAATGGGAGTTCGTCTACCGAGGGGAAGGCGTTGCACCGGGAACCACAACCACAACGGTAACTACACCGAGAACTACAACTGGGACGCCAGGTGGATAATTTGTTGAGCCATTCCCAGCCGTACCGTCCAATGTACTGGAGTCAGGTTGATATTTAAGAGTCTTACATCAAGGGTCATCGTAATATCCATTTGTCTGCTTGTATTCGGTATCAGCGCCTTTGCTTTTGTAACGTTGCGCAGAGAGCAGATGCAGTTGATCAATGCCGCAAGGGAAAACAGCGAGCTTTTGCTTAATACCATCGAGAGAAGTACCTATAATTCCATGCGTATCGGCAATTCGGAGGATGTGCAGATTATTTTGGAGATGGTAGGCCAGAACCAGAAGTTGCTCGGTGTACGCATATTTCATCCTCACGGCATAGTCCTCAAGTCGTCCCAACCCAGCGAAGTCGGCAAGCCCGTGGATAATCGTGATTATCAGCTCTTCATCAATAATAAAAAAGAAGGGGTTTTTACCCTGGAGGGGCACGGTGAAGTTCTCGGGATGCTTAAACCCATCTATAACGATGAGCAGTGCCATGTTTGTCATGGGCACAAAAGCCGCATAATCGGCTTATTGAACGTCAATTACTCGCTCGTCGAAACGAGAAAGCGAATAATGGATGCTACAAAATTATTTGTTTTCTCTACCATAGCCATCATTGCCTTCCTTTCCCTTGCCATTTCCCTTGTTATGCTTAAATTCGTCAAAAAACCTTTGCACCTTATGGCAGAAAACATGGCACGGGTCGAAAAAGGCGATTTGTCGGTACGGATGAAACCTGAAGGCAAGGATGAGATCGGTCGACTGATTACCAGCTTCGACTCCATGGTCGACCGGCTCGATACGGCGAAGCAGGAACTGGAGCGTTATCACTTTCAGCAGATGGAGCGGGCGGATCGTCTTGCCTCTGTCGGCGAAATGGCGGCGGGAATCGCCCACGAGATCAAAAACCCCCTCACCGGCATAGCCTCGGCGATAACGATCATAAAGGATGATTTTTCTCCATCGGACCCTCGAACCGAGATTGTCAACGAAGTTCTGGAGCAGGTCAGTCGTCTCGATAAGACCGTGAACGATTTGCTCTTTTTTGGCAAGCCCTCACAGCCGGAACCAACATATATCGATATTAATGCGACATTAAAAAAGACACTCATGTTTGCATCCCGGCATCGGGGCAGTAAGGATATCGAGAAAAAACTTGAGCTTCAGGACGATTTGCCGCCGGTATATGTCGACCCCAAGCAAATTCAGCAGGTTTTTCTGAATCTGTTTTTGAATGCGGTACAGGCGATGTATCAGGGGGGAGTGCTTACAATAAAAAGCTCTTTGCTGCAAAAAGATTGTACGTGGGTAGAGGTCAGCGTAGCCGATACCGGTCAAGGAATACCCCCGCAGATTCTGGAGAAGATATTCACTCCGTTCTTTACCACAAAAGCTCAAGGTACGGGCCTGGGTCTGGCTATCTGCCATAAACTCGTAACTCAGCACGGCGGAACATTGTCTGTTGCCAGCGAGGACGGCAAGGGGACTATATTTACCGTTGCCTTGCCGGCTTTCGACCATGGTTTGCAGGTCTGAAACGGGTGTGCAAGCGTAGCAGGCCTCTAAACGTCACTGTGTGAGTAAATTAACGTTATTTTGAAAGCTGAAGCAAATATAAACATCTGAAGTCAAAAGGAGTTCCCTTGAGAAAGACAAAAATACTAGTCGTGGATGATGAACATTTAATCCGCTGGT
This genomic window contains:
- a CDS encoding sensor histidine kinase yields the protein MIFKSLTSRVIVISICLLVFGISAFAFVTLRREQMQLINAARENSELLLNTIERSTYNSMRIGNSEDVQIILEMVGQNQKLLGVRIFHPHGIVLKSSQPSEVGKPVDNRDYQLFINNKKEGVFTLEGHGEVLGMLKPIYNDEQCHVCHGHKSRIIGLLNVNYSLVETRKRIMDATKLFVFSTIAIIAFLSLAISLVMLKFVKKPLHLMAENMARVEKGDLSVRMKPEGKDEIGRLITSFDSMVDRLDTAKQELERYHFQQMERADRLASVGEMAAGIAHEIKNPLTGIASAITIIKDDFSPSDPRTEIVNEVLEQVSRLDKTVNDLLFFGKPSQPEPTYIDINATLKKTLMFASRHRGSKDIEKKLELQDDLPPVYVDPKQIQQVFLNLFLNAVQAMYQGGVLTIKSSLLQKDCTWVEVSVADTGQGIPPQILEKIFTPFFTTKAQGTGLGLAICHKLVTQHGGTLSVASEDGKGTIFTVALPAFDHGLQV
- a CDS encoding type II secretion system protein; protein product: MVFNPLRSAAGFTYIAALVLVIVMGIMLGVVGQTWTQIMKREREQELIFRGTQIVQAIRRWNKPKTPQQQAVMPLFELEHLLKDPRSFANLRHLRRLYKDPLTDKDWRVIKDPHRGIIGVASSSEEEPLRQSFQTMTPLSASDKYLEQMFKSFEGKKKYSEWEFVYRGEGVAPGTTTTTVTTPRTTTGTPGG